In one window of Arachis ipaensis cultivar K30076 chromosome B06, Araip1.1, whole genome shotgun sequence DNA:
- the LOC107605757 gene encoding uncharacterized protein LOC107605757, with product MGAEPLSNHTTIHDQQHSRPLVLGLQPFALVDHVARVDWSLLDQIPGERGGSIPVGIEELDFILKEVKSHVLSSPDDGSSPVKTMAGGSVANTIRGLSSGFGISSGIIGACGDDEQCKLFVDNMKSNGVDLSRLRKKKGHTAQCVCLVDALGNRTMRPCLSNAVKVQAEELTNEDFKCSKWLVMRYAILNLEVIKAAILLAKQEGLLVSLDLASFEMVRNFKQPLLELIESGNIDLCFANEDEAMELLRGEENADPVAAVEFLAEYCKWAVVTLGANGCIAKQGKEIVRVPAIGEAKAVDATGAGDLFASGFLYGVIKGFSLEDCCKAGACSGGAVIRSLGGEVTLENWQWMFKQMQLKELLLPDTSK from the exons ATGGGAGCTGAACCTTTGTCTAACCACACTACAATACACGACCAACAACATTCTCGTCCTCTCGTACTTGGTCTCCAACCCTTTGCTCTCGTGGACCACGTGGCTCGCGTCGATTGGTCCTTGCTAGATCAAATTCCCGGTGAACGTGGTGGCTCCATACCT GTTGGAATTGAGGAGCTTGATTTTATACTGAAGGAAGTGAAGAGTCATGTTCTATCATCCCCTGATGATGGTTCGAGCCCGGTTAAGACCATGGCTGGTGGCAGTGTTGCAAACACAATCAGAGGGCTAAGTAGTGGCTTTGGGATCTCTAGTGGCATTATTGGTGCTTGTGGGGACGATGAGCAATGCAAGCTCTTTGTTGATAACATGAAATCCAATGGTGTGGACCTCTCAAGGCTGAGGAAGAAGAAGGGACACACAGCACAG TGTGTTTGCTTGGTTGATGCCTTGGGAAACCGTACAATGAGACCATGTCTCTCAAATGCTGTGAAAGTTCAG GCAGAAGAATTGACCAATGAAGACTTTAAGTGCTCCAAG TGGTTGGTGATGAGATATGCAATACTTAATTTGGAGGTTATTAAAGCTGCTATTCTTTTAGCCAAACAAGAAGGTCTTCTTGTTTCCTTGGATTTGGCTAGTTTTGAG ATGGTCAGGAACTTCAAACAACCACTCCTGGAGCTAATAGAGTCTGGGAACATAGACCTTTGCTTTGCCAATGAAGATGAGGCAATGGAACTTTTAAG GGGTGAAGAAAATGCTGATCCGGTGGCTGCCGTAGAATTTTTGGCCGAATATTGCAAATGGGCTGTAGTAACACTTGGTGCCAATGGATGCATTGCAAAACAAGGAAAGGAG ATTGTGCGAGTACCGGCAATAGGGGAAGCAAAGGCAGTTGATGCCACTGGGGCAGGGGACCTTTTTGCCAGTGGATTTTTGTATGGAGTTATAAAGGGTTTCTCTCTTGAAGATTGTTGCAAAGCAGGAGCATGCAGTGGTGGAGCTGTTATTCGTTCTCTTGGTGGTGAAGTGACATTAGAGAATTGGCAATGGATGTTCAAGCAGATGCAGTTAAAGGAGCTTCTTTTGCCTGATACATCCAAATGA
- the LOC107605759 gene encoding proteasome subunit alpha type-1-B produces MFRNQYDTDVTTWSPAGRLFQVEYAMEAVKQGSAAIGLRSKTHVVLACVNKANSELSSHQKKIFKVDDHIGVAIAGLTADGRVLSRYMRNECINYSYTYESPLPVGRLVVQLADKAQVCTQRSWKRPYGVGLLVGGLDESGAHLYYNCPSGNYFEYQAFAIGSRSQAAKTYLERKFENFMSSSREELIKDALIATRESLQGEKLRSSVCTIAVVGVGEPFHILDQETVQKLIDEFEIVRDDEPPAEPQPAAEQDAPADQGTGADQGAAAASPDVAPMDI; encoded by the exons ATGTTCAGAAACCAATACGACACCGACGTTACGACGTGGAGCCCCGCTGGGAGGCTCTTCCAGGTTGAATACGCAATGGAGGCAGTGAAGCAGGGTTCCGCCGCAATTGGCCTCCGATCCAAAACGCACGTCGTTTTAGCATGCGTCAACAAGGCCAACTCCGAGCTCTCTTCTCACCAGAAGAAGATCTTCAAAGTCGATGACCACATCGGCGTTGCCATCGCCGGACTCACTGCCGACGGCCGCGTTCTCTCGCGCTACATGCGCAACGAGTGCATCAACTATTCGTATACCTACGAGTCTCCTCTTCCCGTTGGACGACTCGTCGTTCAGCTCGCTGACAAGGCTCAG GTTTGCACCCAGCGGTCATGGAAGCGTCCTTATGGGGTTGGCCTCTTGGTCGGTGGACTGGATGAATCAGGAGCTCACCTCTATTATAACTGTCCAAGTGGAAACTATTTTGAATATCAGGCTTTTGCAATTGGTTCTCGCTCACAAGCCGCCAAGACATACTTGGAACGCAAGTTTGAGAACTTCATGAGCTCCTCACGCGAAGAACTGATTAAAGATGCACTTATTGCAACTAGAGAGTCTTTGCAAGGTGAAAAGCTCAGGAGCTCCGTATGCACTATTGCTGTGGTTGGAGTTGGTGAGCCGTTCCACATTTTGGATCAAGAGACTGTACAAAAGTTGATTGATGAATTTGAGATTGTCAGGGATGATGAACCTCCGGCTGAACCTCAGCCTGCAGCTGAGCAGGATGCTCCTGCAGATCAGGGTACCGGTGCTGATCAAGGTGCAGCCGCTGCAAGTCCAGATGTTGCTCCTATGGACATTTGA
- the LOC107605760 gene encoding auxilin-like protein 1, which yields MEFGAATATLPKKLSSGYGVAGRSAYDGVFTAPVKLRAPSFSTRFDDYREIFGAGGGGGGSLGSSIPILELPELNEERSKINEVRRSQLDYSAVFGGFRNLDGAVRFDELAAEPRKKKKQDSFASGASTRSKTNRDDQSYRGDTTNYSKEIPAVSRSSNDAKMINMSYHKVNQGSEDGTKGTTHIAHPVPAYTCLVEEVNPVKINRANKSTPAAQDAYSSNHHYNEGTKEVGYRTGASSDIAKKQSSNNGVKVKNRSNSVDLFFYACETSSGSNGAHRIKVPPSDHISGDSSNLDAMRSAATKCQTSKSDSPTGASGADSPSYLDDLVDSNSEAAASVAALRKAIEEAQLRLKVAKESLRRKKEGFPDRVKRKSNIDLKANVKKEAEVQYKTMKMEEIRMRQTFGETDALPQVSSEVGRPMRKERVRSDAGAKEMFVAAHEAEKKLHSTKTKRVEEVEHKEADHNAKVVEPKEAEISKKLPHNKNTDHDYEKPEESGHTIEVVKGYREQEKVRVGDEACADEELACETRHSNQLKIAAANRASLHKEHVNETKHRCQEVIDETKLVQVAFDSGARDKKLKVNEDGEADNMVTPVHDPEDLECNLDEQGLITGNEKQVAFKPDDDGKMEEAFPEVEECKQNVRAVEQLSEVEKAIEENAELSDELEELLWQKDNTIAFSPHVSDLESVVGDIQNLACLEDRKNMDEAGFLEKSIDTEDSCQRQGTENNCSNIIVQEIQEEIVDNVLDEEEIFERVSKNNDLDEEERVQDTITREDELEGGFILVEETEREMEDNKESVDITGVAQIDPNYMETKAKEARAGKSTEISSSNELDETEKLNDIQVADTIIENDEAFKVTPVVYPYDVQDDIMVSHNASFQQDKDEEPESIKARSSSWEEHAAETSVSNQDVLELNEGVTKMQGASATVICEGADTNIGETDVKCRQNDDKCLESTENDCNLASHDEETTAEPVEFCIDTKEAKVTSDEEVHENRSKFSDEENLFDYTEVCEIPTMSELKSSGEEEVETIQSSPQEIHQAPVTMEAEETKANPQKLELEKEDLKKIDEGKERERVRRREREKEKLAVERAIREARERAFADARERAALERAAAEARKNIDVRERPGKTTGQANEKTLAEKAAMEVKLKAERAAVERATAEARARALERALSEKAASEARNKHDKSDQYSGASRDNGAKQNFQSKSFSYGVRDSIDLYDGASGDSAQRCKARSERHQRIGDRVAKALAEKNMRDRLVQKEQEERNRIAEALDADVKRWSSGKTGNLRALLSTLQYILGPESGWQPIPLTDIVATSAVKKAYRKATLFVHPDKLQQRGASIQQKYICEKVFDLLKESWNRFNMEER from the exons ATGGAGTTCGGAGCTGCGACGGCAACTTTACCGAAGAAGCTATCGAGCGGTTACGGTGTAGCTGGAAGATCGGCCTACGACGGCGTTTTCACAGCTCCGGTAAAGCTCAGAGCTCCTAGTTTCTCTACTCGATTCGATGATTACCGTGAGATTTTCGGTGCCGGAGGTGGAGGAGGAGGATCGCTAGGTTCTTCTATTCCGATTCTCGAGCTTCCGGAGCTCAACGAAGAGAGGAGCAAAATCAACGAGGTTCGGCGCTCGCAGCTCGATTACTCTGCAGTCTTCGGCGGGTTCCGGAACCTGGACGGTGCTGTGCGTTTTGACGAGCTGGCAGCTGAGCctaggaagaagaagaagcaggatAGCTTCGCCAGTGGAGCATCAACGcg GAGCAAAACCAATAGAGATGATCAATCTTACAGGGGAGACACTACTAATTATTCGAAGGAAATTCCAGCGGTATCACGGTCATCAAATGATGCCAAAATGATCAATATGTCATATCATAAAGTTAACCAGGGAAGTGAAGATGGAACGAAGGGGACAACTCATATTGCACATCCTGTCCCTGCCTATACTTGTTTGGTTGAAGAAGTCAATCCAGTGAAGATAAACAGAGCTAATAAGTCCACACCAGCTGCACAGGATGCTTATTCCAGTAATCATCATTATAATGAAGGGACAAAGGAAGTTGGATATCGAACTGGTGCTTCATCTGATATTGCCAAGAAACAGTCCTCCAACAATGGAGTAAAAGTTAAAAATAGATCCAATTCTGttgatctttttttttatgcatgtgAGACTAGCAGTGGAAGTAATGGAGCACATCGCATCAAAGTTCCTCCATCAGACCATATCTCAGGCGATAGTAGCAACCTTGATGCTATGAGATCAGCAGCAACCAAATGCCAGACATCTAAAAGTGACTCGCCTACAGGTGCTTCCGGTGCTGATTCACCATCATACCTGGATGATTTGGTAGACTCAAATTCTGAGGCTGCCGCTTCTGTAGCTGCTTTACGAAAGGCAATAGAAGAGGCTCAATTAAGATTGAAGGTCGCAAAAGAGTcattgagaagaaagaaagaaggtttTCCTGATCGTGTGAAGCGGAAGTCTAATATTGACCTTAAAGCCAATGTGAAAAAGGAGGCTGAAGTCCAATATAAAACAATGAAAATGGAAGAGATTAGGATGAGGCAAACATTTGGAGAAACAGATGCTTTGCCACAAGTTTCTTCTGAGGTAGGAAGGCCAATGAGGAAAGAGCGAGTAAGATCAGATGCTGGGGCGAAAGAAATGTTTGTTGCTGCACATGAAGCTGAGAAGAAATTGCATTCAACTAAAACAAAACGTGTGGAAGAGGTCGAGCACAAAGAAGCTGATCATAATGCAAAGGTTGTTGAGCCTAAAGAGGCAGAAATTAGTAAGAAATTGCCGCATAACAAGAACACAGATCATGACTATGAGAAGCCAGAAGAGTCTGGCCATACAATTGAAGTGGTTAAGGGATACAGGGAACAAGAAAAGGTCCGGGTAGGTGATGAAGCATGTGCAGATGAGGAACTTGCCTGTGAAACCAGGCATAGTAATCAACTAAAAATAGCTGCAGCTAATCGAGCAAGCCTACACAAAGAACATGTCAATGAAACTAAACATAGGTGTCAAGAAGTTATAGATGAAACAAAGCTGGTTCAAGTGGCATTTGATAGTGGAGCGAGAGACAAGAAATTAAAGGTAAATGAAGATGGTGAAGCTGATAACATGGTTACACCAGTCCATGATCCAGAGGACCTCGAATGCAACTTGGATGAGCAGGGGTTAATAACGGGAAATGAAAAACAAGTTGCTTTCAAACCTGATGATGATGGAAAAATGGAAGAAGCATTCCCTGAGGTGGAAGAATGTAAACAAAATGTGAGAGCTGTTGAGCAGCTGAGTGAGGTTGAGAAAGCCATCGAGGAGAATGCTGAATTGTCCGATGAGCTAGAGGAGTTGTTGTGGCAGAAAGACAATACAATAGCATTCAGTCCTCATGTTTCAGACTTGGAAAGTGTGGTAGGAGACATACAGAACTTAGCATgtttagaggacagaaagaataTGGACGAAGCTGGATTTTTGGAAAAAAGTATAGACACGGAAGATTCTTGTCAAAGACAAGGCACCGAGAATAATTGCAGCAACATTATTGTGCAGGAAATACAGGAGGAGATTGTGGATAATGTTCTTGATgaggaagaaatttttgaaagagtttCAAAGAATAATGATTTAGATGAAGAAGAAAGGGTTCAAGACACCATAACAAGGGAGGATGAACTTGAAGGAGGGTTTATTCTGGTGGAAGAAACAGAGAGGGAAATGGAAGATAACAAGGAGTCGGTGGACATAACTGGAGTGGCTCAGATTGATCCTAACTACATGGAGACAAAAGCAAAGGAAGCTCGAGCTGGCAAGTCAACAGAAATTAGTTCTAGCAATGAGCTCGATGAAACTGAGAAGTTAAACGATATTCAGGTAGCTGATACAATTATTGAAAACGATGAAGCTTTCAAAGTAACTCCTGTGGTTTATCCATATGATGTGCAAGATGATATAATGGTTTCGCACAATGCTTCATTCCAACAAGATAAAGATGAAGAACCAGAATCAATTAAGGCAAGAAGCAGTTCCTGGGAAGAACATGCAGCCGAGACTTCTGTCTCCAATCAAGATGTCCTTGAACTCAATGAAGGAGTAACTAAAATGCAAGGTGCAAGTGCAACAGTCATCTGCGAAGGAGCTGATACAAATATTGGTGAAACTGACGTGAAGTGTAGGCAAAATGATGATAAATGTTTGGAATCTACAGAAAATGACTGCAATCTGGCATCACATGATGAAGAAACAACTGCTGAGCCTGTAGAATTCTGCATTGACACAAAGGAGGCTAAGGTTACATCAGATGAAGAGGTGCATGAGAATCGATCTAAGTTCTCTGATGAGGAAAATTTGTTTGACTATACTGAAGTGTGTGAAATACCTACTATGTCTGAATTGAAATCAAGCGGAGAAGAGGAGGTCGAAACAATTCAGAGTAGTCCACAGGAGATCCATCAAGCACCTGTGACAATGGAAGCAGAAGAAACCAAAGCTAATCCGCAGAAGCTAGAGCTGGAAAAGGAAGACCTCAAGAAAATTGATgaaggaaaggagagagaaagggtaagacgaagagaaagagaaaaggagaAATTAGCTGTAGAAAGAGCAATTCGTGAAGCTCGTGAAAGGGCATTTGCCGATGCCAGAGAGAGGGCTGCTCTGGAGAGAGCTGCTGCTGAAGCGCGGAAAAACATCGATGTGCGAGAAAGGCCGGGAAAAACTACTGGTCAAGCAAATGAGAAGACACTAGCTGAGAAGGCCGCTATGGAAGTGAAACTTAAAGCTGAACGTGCTGCTGTGGAGAGAGCAACTGCAGAGGCACGTGCACGTGCCCTAGAAAGGGCACTATCTGAGAAGGCTGCCTCTGAAGCAAGAAATAAACATGACAAGTCAGACCAGTATTCTGGTGCTTCCAGAGATAATGGAGCGAAACAAAACTTCCAATCAAAATCTTTCAGCTATGGTG TTCGAGATTCTATTGATTTATATGATGGAGCTAGTGGCGATTCTGCTCAGAGATGTAAAGCTAGGTCTGAGAGGCACCAGAGAATAGGGGATCGTGTG GCAAAGGCTCTTGCGGAAAAAAATATGCGTGATCGTCTTGTTCAGAAGGAGCAAGAGGAGAGAAAT AGGATAGCAGAAGCTCTAGATGCTGATGTTAAAAGGTGGTCCAGTGGGAAGACAGGAAACTTGAGGGCATTGCTTTCAACATTACAATAT ATCCTTGGGCCCGAGAGTGGCTGGCAACCAATTCCTTTAACAGATATAGTAGCCACCAGCGCTGTAAAGAAAGCTTATCGCAAAGCAACTCTTTTCGTGCATCCTGACAAGCTGCAGCAGCGGGGAGCAAGTATTCAACAGAAGTACATTTGTGAGAAGGTTTTTGATCTTCTAAAG GAATCTTGGAACAGATTCAACATGGAAGAACGATAG
- the LOC107605761 gene encoding ornithine carbamoyltransferase, chloroplastic: MALVSFNFSVRSDTISISSAFSPSSSVLRRRQCVRYPRTSFPSPLQFPLKISCAAASAVSTDSSPLAAKTEVKKDFLHINDFDKDTILNMLDRAIEVKALIKSGDRTFQPFKGKTMAMIFAKPSMRTRVSFETGFSLLGGHAIYLGPDDIQMGKREETRDVARVLSRYNDIIMARVFAHQDILDLAKYSTVPVVNGLTDYNHPCQIMADALTIIEHIGRLEGTKVVYVGDGNNIVHSWLLLAAVVPFHFVCACPKGFEPDEKTVEKAQQAGISKIEITNDPKEAVRGADVVYSDVWASMGQKEEAAYRRQVFKGFQVDRTLMEIAGSNAYFMHCLPAERGVEVTDEVIEAPNSIVFPQAENRLHAQNAIMLYVLGK, from the exons ATGGCGTTAGTTTCTTTCAACTTCTCCGTTCGATCGGATACGATTTCTATCTCCTCCGCGTTCTCCCCCTCTTCCTCCGTCCTTCGCCGCCGTCAATGTGTTCGTTATCCTCGCACTTCCTTCCCTTCTCCGCTTCAGTTCCCGCTCAAAATCTCATGCGCTGCTGCTTCCGCCGTTTCTACCGATTCTTCTCCTCTCGCCG CAAAAACCGAGGTGAAGAAAGATTTTCTTCACATAAATGACTTTGATAAGGACACTATTTTAAATATGTTGGATCGAGCCATTGAGGTCAAGGCATTAATTAAATCAGGGGACAGGACATTTCAACCATTTAAAGGGAAGACAATGGCAATGATCTTTGCAAAGCCATCAATGAGAACGCGTGTTTCATTTGAGACTGGCTTTTCATTGTTAGGTGGCCATGCTATATATTTAGGACCTGATGATATCCAAATGGGCAAGCGAGAGGAGACTCGAGATGTTGCCCGTGTTTTGTCTCGCTATAATGATATAATCATGGCTCGTGTTTTTGCTCATCAG GACATACTTGATCTTGCCAAGTATTCAACTGTGCCAGTTGTCAATGGATTGACAGACTACAACCATCCCTGTCAAATAATGGCTGATGCCCTCACTATTATTGAGCATATTGGTCGGTTGGAAGGCACCAAG GTTGTCTATGTTGGAGATGGAAATAATATTGTCCATTCATGGTTGTTGCTGGCAGCTGTAGTTCCATTTCACTTTGTTTGTGCCTGCCCAAAGGGTTTTGAACCTGATGAGAAAACTGTGGAGAAGGCACAGCAGGCTGGAATCAGCAAAATTGAGATCACTAATGATCCCAAAGAAGCTGTCAGAGGAGCTGATGTTGTTTATTCAGATGTCTGGGCCAGCATGGGACAAAAGGAAGAGGCTGCATACCGCCGTCAAGTGTTTAAAGGATTTCAG GTGGATCGAACTCTTATGGAAATAGCTGGCTCAAATGCGTATTTCATGCATTGCTTACCAGCAGAAAGAGGGGTGGAGGTGACGGATGAAGTTATTGAAGCTCCAAACTCAATTGTGTTCCCGCAAGCTGAGAACCGATTACACGCACAGAATGCCATAATGCTCTATGTGCTTGGCAAGTAA